Genomic segment of Pseudobacteroides sp.:
CATATTTTTGGGAGGATCACTGAAATGAAAGGTAAAACAAATTGCGATTGCTGCATGAATTATATATATGATGATGAATATAACTATTATGTATGCCAGGTTAATTTGGACGAGGATGAAATGGGTAAATTTATCAGCAACACATTTAACAATTGCCCATACTTCCA
This window contains:
- a CDS encoding DUF6472 family protein; this translates as MKGKTNCDCCMNYIYDDEYNYYVCQVNLDEDEMGKFISNTFNNCPYFQFNDEYKIVRKQM